The genomic DNA TTTTCAGGGATAGGAAAGGACCCAAAAGAACCATTGCTTCGTCACTTTACAGTGGATAGAGACGACCTGATAATAGAAAAGGGAATAGACTTTTATTCTATGTGTGAACACCATTTTCTACCTTTTTTCGGAACTATAGATGTAGCATATATTCCAAATGGAAGAATAGTAGGCTTTGGAGATATAATAAAAAGTATAGAGATACTTGCAAAAAGACCTCAAATTCAGGAAAGATTAGGTAGTGAATTAGCAGATGCAATATATGAGGCTCTTGATTGTCAAGGGGTGATGGTAATAATAAAGGCAAAACATCTGTGTATGACAATGAGAGGAGCTAAAAAAGAGAATACTCAAATAGTAACTACAGCTTATAGAGGTATTTTGGAGAAAGATACAGCTAAGAGAGTTGAAATACTAACTTTGTTAAAATAATGGTGATAGAATGGATAAAATATATATAAATAATTTAGAGTTTATAGGATTTCATGGAGTATTTCCTGAGGAGAAAAAATTAGGGCAAAAATTTTTGGTATCTTTAGAGCTTATTGTAGATACAAAAGAGGCTGGGAAAACAGGTGATTTAACAAAATCAGTTCACTATGGACTGGTAGCTCAAGATGTGGAGAGAGTATTCTTAGAGAAGAGTATAGATTTAATAGAGACATGTGCTGAAAATATAGCAGAGATGGTATTAAAGAAATATGAGCTAGTGAAGGAGGTTAAGGTTACAGTAAAAAAACCTTGGGCTCCTCTACAGATGCATTTTGAAAATGTAGCTGTAGAGATTAGTAGAAAATGGCATAAAGTTTATCTATCTCTTGGAAGTAATATGGGAGATAAGAGAGAAAATCTTCTAGAAGCTATAAAAAGAGTTGGAGAACTAGAGAATACAGAGGTAGTAAAGAGTAGTACAATATTAGAAACAGAGCCATTTGGATATATAGAACAGGATAATTTTTTAAATGCATGTCTAGAGGTAAAAACGCTACTGACACCTCAAGAGTTTCTTAGCTCTATATTAAAAATAGAGCTAGATATGGGAAGAGTAAGAGAGATAAAATGGGGACCTAGAGTAATAGATATAGATATACTTTTTTATGATGCTGAGATAATTCAAGAGGATAATTTAGCTGTTCCTCATCCTTGGATATGTGAAAGAGAATTTGTCTTAGAACCATTATCTGAAATAGCACCTAACTATGTACATCCATTAGAGAGAAAAACTATAATGATGTTAGCTAGAAAATTGAAAGAGAGTGGTAAAGGGAATGGAGATTAAAAAATTAGAGAAGAATGAGATAAATAAAGCTTTAAAATTAGTATGGGATGTTTTTTCTGAAAGTGAGGCCTTTAACTACAATAGAAAAGGAGTAGAGGAGTTTAGAAAATTTTTAGATTATAGAGATTTGATAAATACTTTTGATATCTATGGAACTTATGATAAAAAGGAGTTAATTGGAGTAATTGCCCTTCAAGATGGGCAACATATCTGT from Candidatus Fusobacterium pullicola includes the following:
- the folK gene encoding 2-amino-4-hydroxy-6-hydroxymethyldihydropteridine diphosphokinase, with translation MDKIYINNLEFIGFHGVFPEEKKLGQKFLVSLELIVDTKEAGKTGDLTKSVHYGLVAQDVERVFLEKSIDLIETCAENIAEMVLKKYELVKEVKVTVKKPWAPLQMHFENVAVEISRKWHKVYLSLGSNMGDKRENLLEAIKRVGELENTEVVKSSTILETEPFGYIEQDNFLNACLEVKTLLTPQEFLSSILKIELDMGRVREIKWGPRVIDIDILFYDAEIIQEDNLAVPHPWICEREFVLEPLSEIAPNYVHPLERKTIMMLARKLKESGKGNGD
- the folE gene encoding GTP cyclohydrolase I FolE is translated as MELKKIEEAFEKILEGIGEDRDREGLIDTPKRVAQSYQELFSGIGKDPKEPLLRHFTVDRDDLIIEKGIDFYSMCEHHFLPFFGTIDVAYIPNGRIVGFGDIIKSIEILAKRPQIQERLGSELADAIYEALDCQGVMVIIKAKHLCMTMRGAKKENTQIVTTAYRGILEKDTAKRVEILTLLK